The Pangasianodon hypophthalmus isolate fPanHyp1 chromosome 13, fPanHyp1.pri, whole genome shotgun sequence genome includes a window with the following:
- the syce2 gene encoding synaptonemal complex central element protein 2 — MAHHFFGHPGSATFHSTPKATHHRVSAKVLEEGHGCSLDHDSTGETLPFVTLDDSHEQQSEDSGINVSHSSSPINEVDEGVVSTPSNTRIDEIGKKAQDLIERINQSRAMDQKLMNSFEEKLMKKVSEMCQQVKEQMFEYYEKHSRGMEIKLTELTEVLERSSQLSMELQGASHTLAAINKGLQQTPGQ; from the exons ATGGCGCACCACTTCTTTGGACATCCTGGTTCTGCTACATTTCACTCAACACCTAAAGCCACTCATCACCGTGTGTCAGCAAAG GTGTTAGAAGAGGGTCATGGGTGTAGTTTAGACCACGACTCAACTGGTGAAACACTGCCATTTGTAACCCTGGATGATAGCCATGAGCAGCAAAG cgAGGATTCAGGCATTAATGTCTCACACAGCAGTTCACCAATAAACGAGGTGGATGAGGGTGTTGTCTCCACCCCTAGTAACACAAGAATAGATGAAATTGGGAAGAAAGCACAAGACCTTATAGAGAGGATCAACCAGAGCCGGGCAATGGACCAGAAACTCATGAACAGCTTTGAGGAGAAGCTAATGAAGAAG gTGAGTGAGATGTGCCAGCAGGTGAAGGAGCAGATGTTTGAGTATTATGAGAAACACAGCCGAGGGATGGAGATAAAGCTCACTGAGCTCACAGAAGTGTTGGAGCGCAGCAGTCAGCTCAGCATGGAGCTCCAGGGAGCCAGCCATACACTGGCAGCCATTAACAAAGGTCTGCAGCAAACCCCGGGCCAGTAg
- the gcdhb gene encoding glutaryl-CoA dehydrogenase b encodes MALRRVCCLLGRPQRCVFTSGLRAQGTVAHAQREAEKGGEKKQVKAPKVQFNWHDALNLEGLLTEEEIMIRDTFHTYCQEKLMPRILMANRNEVFHREILNEMGELGVLGPTIKGYGCAGTSYVAYGLIAREVERVDSGYRSVMSVQSSLVMHPINAYGTEEQKEKYLPRLARGELLGCFGLTEPNHGSDPGSMETRAKYNASSRTFTLTGSKTWITNSPVADICVVWAKCDDGKIRGFILERGMKGLSTPKIEGKFSLRASSTGMIVMDDVEVPEENLLPNVSGLAGPFGCLNSARYGIAWGALGAAEFCFHAARQYTLDRIQFGVPLARNQLMQKKMADMLTEITISLQACLQLGRLIEQKKASPEMISMLKRNSCGKALDIARQARDMLGGNGIADEYHIIRHVMNLEAVNTYEGTHDIHALILGRAITGLQAFTVEK; translated from the exons ATGGCATTAAGAAGAGTGTGTTGTCTACTTGGCAGGCCACAGAGATGTGTGTTCACTTCAGGGTTAAGAGCTCAGGGCACTGTAGCACACGCTCAGAGAG AGGCAGAGAAGGGTGGCGAGAAGAAGCAAGTCAAAGCAC CTAAAGTACAGTTTAACTGGCATGATGCCCTCAACCTGGAGGGTCTGCTGACGGAGGAGGAGATCATGATCCGAGACACCTTCCACACCTACTGTCAAGAGAAACTCATGCCACGCATCCTGATGGCCAACAGAAATGAAG tTTTCCATCGTGAGATTTTGAATGAGATGGGTGAGCTAGGAGTTCTGGGCCCAACCATTAAAG GCTACGGCTGTGCTGGAACCAGTTACGTGGCGTACGGACTAATTGCACGCGAGGTGGAGCGAGTGGACAGCGGGTACCGCTCAGTGATGAGTGTACAGTCCTCTCTGGTCATGCACCCCATCAATGCCTATGGCACAGAGGAGCAGAAGGAGAAATATCTCCCCAGACTGG CACGGGGAGAGCTTCTGGGCTGCTTTGGCCTGACTGAACCCAACCACGGCAGCGACCCTGGCAGCATGGAGACCAGAGCCAAGTACAACGCATCCAGTCGCACCTTCACCCTCACAGGGTCCAAAACATG GATCACAAACTCTCCTGTAGCTGATATTTGTGTGGTGTGGGCCAAGTGTGACGATGGTAAAATACGTGGTTTTATCCTGGAGCGAGGTATGAAAGGTCTCAGCACCCCCAAAATCGAGGGCAAGTTCTCGCTGCGCGCCTCCTCCACCGGCATGATCGTCATGGACGACGTGGAGGTGCCAGAGGAGAACCTGCTCCCCAACGTGTCTGGACTCGCG GGTCCATTTGGCTGCTTAAACAGTGCTCGCTACGGGATCGCCTGGGGAGCTCTAGGAGCAGCAGAGTTCTGCTTCCATGCAGCACGTCAGTACACACTGGACAG GATCCAGTTTGGGGTGCCATTGGCCAGAAACCAGCTGATGCAGAAGAAGATGGCAGACATGCTAACAGAGATTACAATCAGCCTGCAGGCCTGTCTGCAACTGGGCAGGCTCATCGAGCAGAAGAA AGCAAGTCCAGAGATGATCTCCATGCTTAAGAGAAATAGCTGTGGGAAGGCCTTGGACATCGCCAGACAGGCACGAGACATGCTGGGTGGCAACGGCATCGCCGATGAATACCACATCATCCGCCATGTCATGAACTTAGAGGCTGTCAACACTTATGAAG GTACTCATGATATCCATGCTCTGATCCTGGGCAGAGCCATCACAGGCCTGCAGGCGTTTACTGTAGAGAAGTAA